A region from the Tachysurus vachellii isolate PV-2020 chromosome 25, HZAU_Pvac_v1, whole genome shotgun sequence genome encodes:
- the LOC132840249 gene encoding E3 ubiquitin-protein ligase NHLRC1-like, with product MTPTRRAEEILDEIHTDLLECKVCFETFSSEPRTRRPRNLPCGHVICLGCVCSLSHAVSRHLECPFCRKQCGQGDTYECQVLVDLQEMIGLYFPQKKNKDCEKDLGSGVMRLDSAYGGWGPLINPTGVVVFGASQDVLVAHGGHQRVTGFGSRGQFLCSFGRYGHNSFEICHPLDLAVTPDGHVVVTDAGDRSVKVFSSTGNPVTTIPEFQLPWGVDVDISGTILVTDAETGTLWQIIMDFRHGVVSVKKAMVKDLKTPRAVACCRASGRIAVVEHLQIRESSGDDATLTRLKVFNSDFILLKQMDTLSFHPLKLSISAITFNRHGGLIVADVNQGLVWSLGDVQKAPELIPLVREGLVRPVGLVATDEDTLIVLDAGDHTVKTFTSNFEDLYSDNKL from the coding sequence ATGACTCCCACCAGAAGAGCTGAGGAGATCCTGGATGAGATCCACACTGATCTGCTCGAGTGTAAAGTGTGTTTCGAAACATTTTCATCCGAACCCAGAACTCGAAGGCCACGCAACCTCCCCTGTGGTCATGTGATCTGTCTGGGGTGCGTCTGCAGCCTGTCTCATGCCGTGTCTCGCCATCTCGAGTGCCCTTTCTGCAGGAAGCAATGCGGTCAAGGTGACACCTATGAATGCCAGGTTCTCGTCGACCTTCAGGAAATGATCGGTTTGTattttcctcaaaaaaaaaacaaagactgtGAGAAAGATCTGGGGTCAGGGGTCATGCGTCTAGACAGTGCCTACGGAGGATGGGGTCCGCTCATCAACCCAACCGGTGTAGTCGTGTTTGGAGCATCACAGGATGTTCTGGTGGCGCATGGAGGACACCAGAGAGTGACCGGGTTCGGGAGTCGTGGTCAGTTCTTGTGCAGTTTTGGGCGCTACGGACACAACAGCTTCGAAATCTGCCATCCTTTAGATCTTGCTGTTACACCGGACGGCCATGTTGTTGTCACAGATGCAGGAGATCGCTCAGTCAAGGTGTTTTCATCGACAGGAAATCCAGTGACCACCATCCCAGAGTTTCAGCTTCCTTGGGGTGTTGACGTGGACATCTCAGGTACCATCTTAGTGACGGACGCTGAAACCGGAACACTTTGGCAGATCATCATGGACTTCAGACATGGCGTGGTTTCGGTAAAGAAGGCGATGGTGAAAGATCTGAAGACTCCACGAGCCGTTGCTTGCTGTAGAGCGTCCGGACGCATCGCGGTGGTGGAACATCTCCAGATTCGAGAAAGTTCAGGGGACGATGCTACACTGACACGGTTGAAGGTCTTCAACAGTGATTTCATCCTCCTCAAGCAAATGGACACTCTCAGTTTTCACCCTCTGAAGCTGAGCATCTCGGCCATAACCTTCAATAGACATGGAGGTTTAATCGTAGCTGATGTGAACCAGGGACTCGTGTGGAGTCTAGGAGATGTCCAGAAAGCTCCAGAGTTAATTCCACTGGTGAGAGAGGGACTGGTGCGTCCGGTGGGATTAGTGGCGACCGACGAGGACACGCTGATCGTCCTGGATGCCGGAGATCACACCGTGAAGACGTTCACGAGTAACTTTGAGGACTTGTACAGCGATAACAAATTATGA